The genomic DNA TTCGTCGAGCACGTAGTTGTTGACCTTGAACGGCAGGACCGAGCTGACCACCCGGATGTCCCGGCGGACAGCCGGGTCCAGCCGCTGCACCTGCGGCAGCGTGGCCAGCCGCGCCCCGGGAACCGCCCGCATCCGCATCGTGCGTGCCGTGCCTGACTCGACGGTCATACCCGCTCCTCCCTCCGGTCCGCGTGCGCCTGCCCGGTGGCCGTGGCGACGGCACGGGACAGCGCGCGCAGCGCTTCGTCGACCTGGTCGTCGTTCACCGTCAGCGCGGGCAGCAGCCGCAGTACGTTGCGCAGCGGCCCGCCGATCTGCAGCAGCAGCCCCTCGGTGACGGCCGCCTGCTGGACCCGGAGCACGGTGGCGGGGTCCGGCTGCCCCTGGGCGTCGGAGAACTCCCAGCCGAGCATGAGGCCGAGCCCGCGGACGTCTCCGGTGATGTCGTGGTCGGCCGCGATCCGCTTCAGGCCCTCGGCCAGGGAGCGGCCCTGCCGGGCCGCGTTCGCCACCAGCTCCTCCCGCTCGATGACGTCCAGGGTGGCGAGCGCGGCGGCGCACGCCACCGCGTTGCCGCCGTACGTCCCGCCCTGGGAGCCCGCGGGCGCCGCGGCCATCAGCTTCTCCGAGGTGGCCATCACGGACAGCGGGAGCCCGCTGGTCATGCCCTTGGCGGCGACGAGGATGTCCGGCTCGACCCCGGAGTGCTGGTGTCCCCAGAACCGTCCGGTGCGGCCGAACCCGGTCTGCACCTCGTCCATGACCAGCAGGAAGCCGTGGCGGTCGGCGCGCTCGCGCAGCCCCTGCAGGAAGGCGGTGCCGGCGGGGACGAACCCGCCCTCGCCCAGCACCGGTTCCACGATGAGGGCCGCGGTGTCCTCCGGGGCGGTCACCGTCGCCAGGAGGTAGTCGAGTTCCTGCAGGGCGAACCGGATGGCCGCGTCCTCGCTCCAGCCGTACCGGTAGGCGGTCGGGAACGGCGCGATGTGCACCCCGCTCATCAGGGGTGCGTAGCCCGTGCGGAACCGGGGGCTGGACGTGGTCAGCGAGGCGGCGCCCACCGTGCGGCCGTGGAAGCCGCCGTGGAAGACGATGACGTTGGGACGGCCCGTGGCCTGCCGGGCCAGGCGCAGCGCCGCCTCCATGGCCTCGCTGCCGGAGTTGGCGAAGAACAGGGACTGAAGGGGAGCCGGAAGCACCTGTCCCAGCCGCTCGCACAGGTCGAGCAGCGGACGGTGCCGGACCGTCACGTACTGACCGTGAATCAGTTTGCCGGCCTGCTCGGCGATCGCGTCGACCACGGCGGGGTGGCAGTGTCCCGTGCTGGTGACCCCGATGCCCGCGGTGAAGTCCAGATACCTCTGTCCATCCTCCCCGAACACGTCAAGCCCTCTGGCATGGCTGACGGTTACCGGGGTCGCCTGTTTGAGAACAGGTGATAAGCGTGCCATGGTCGTCCCTCCGCGTCGGTGCACCCCTGTGGCGCTCCGCCGCCAGCTGACGGTAGTCAGGCCGACCCTGAAAGACAACCGGACAGTCGGTTTTCTATGCGGTTGACAAAACCAGACGGTCGGTTTTGAAATGGGCTCGGCCAGCACGCCGCCACCAGGCACCAGCGGCATGCCACCAGGACACCAGTGGTTGATCACCTGCCGGTCAGCGCAGGGGAATTGCGAGGAATCGATGACTGCGGCGTTACTGGAACTGAACGATCAAGAACGTT from Streptomyces rubradiris includes the following:
- a CDS encoding aspartate aminotransferase family protein is translated as MARLSPVLKQATPVTVSHARGLDVFGEDGQRYLDFTAGIGVTSTGHCHPAVVDAIAEQAGKLIHGQYVTVRHRPLLDLCERLGQVLPAPLQSLFFANSGSEAMEAALRLARQATGRPNVIVFHGGFHGRTVGAASLTTSSPRFRTGYAPLMSGVHIAPFPTAYRYGWSEDAAIRFALQELDYLLATVTAPEDTAALIVEPVLGEGGFVPAGTAFLQGLRERADRHGFLLVMDEVQTGFGRTGRFWGHQHSGVEPDILVAAKGMTSGLPLSVMATSEKLMAAAPAGSQGGTYGGNAVACAAALATLDVIEREELVANAARQGRSLAEGLKRIAADHDITGDVRGLGLMLGWEFSDAQGQPDPATVLRVQQAAVTEGLLLQIGGPLRNVLRLLPALTVNDDQVDEALRALSRAVATATGQAHADRREERV